A genome region from Coffea arabica cultivar ET-39 chromosome 7e, Coffea Arabica ET-39 HiFi, whole genome shotgun sequence includes the following:
- the LOC140011351 gene encoding uncharacterized protein yields MEGPPWPPPATGGVPGCAASSKSFADVLSGSGRLEVSRIPDLGCCSSHRGEPALRLSQSDLHLLSTPFKNALVGRFPFRRPPMEVIRGFFVSLGLKGACEVGLLDLNHVLIRPSTEEDYNPEAYDMIVSAEIPDPDKQPHLNFLDFSDYTAYTEDGYPHYRRRMDDRCVRVRDHLLDNRWVVPYNPYLLALFDCHLNVEICSTVKLVKYLYKYVYKGHDRVSFYIHSDSAFEDVDEILDFHSSQWVAAREAFWRIFRFALNEMTPSVYALQVHLPGEQMVSFHRKTNLADLVTDVDFSKTMLTEFFYMNRTNREAAFQMDLLQSDTYIEDTLDEAATFQMPSSLRSLFAIMLAFCSPSNPKYLWEKYEPKLSRDYQKNSLLTGYTSECIRLLVLQEISKYLEQMGKSVNNFHLVSHYLDVTLDQRITKEIETKRSVQFTEEDLLMSSKFNAGQKLAYDFIMSQVFSTKAQSFFINVPGGTGKTFLYRSILATLRSQGYIAIAVASSGVAASILPGGRTANLRFKIPLDISKTKACQVSKQSSIAKLLIEAKLILWDEASMAKKETIKAFDMLLRDIMACDDPFGGKVVVFGGDFRQTILAIRDATRDVLV; encoded by the exons ATGGAGGGTCCTCCGTGGCCACCGCCGGCCACAGGAGGAGTACCCGGCTGTGCAGCATCTTCCAAGTCTTTTGCCGACGTGCTATCTGGTTCGGGTCGCCTGGAGGTGTCAAGGATTCCAGATCTGGGCTGTTGTTCGAGTCATAGAGGGGAGCCGGCGCTGCGCTTATCCCAGAGTGACTTACACCTTCTCTCTACGCCGTTTAAGAATGCACTGGTTGGAAGATTTCCGTTTCGTCGGCCGCCAATGGAGGTTATTAGAGGATTTTTCGTTTCGCTAGGTCTCAAGGGAGCCTGTGAGGTGGGTCTCCTGGATTTGAATCACGTTTTGATCAGGCCGTCAACTGAGGAGGATTACAATCCTGAAGCTTATGACATGATAGTTTCAGCTGAAATACCTGATCCTGATAAGCAACCACATTTGAACTTTCTG GATTTCAGTGACTACACAGCTTACACAGAGGATGGTTATCCTCACTATAGGAGAAGGATGGATGATCGTTGCGTAAGAGTAAGAGATCATTTGTTGGATAACAGATGGGTTGTTCCATACAATCCATACCTTCTAGCATTGTTTGACTGCCACTTGAATGTGGAAATCTGTTCCACTGTTAAATTAGTTAAGTACCTGTACAAATATGTTTACAAAGGACACGATCGTGTGAGCTTTTATATCCACTCTGACAGTGCCTTTGAAGATGTTGATGAGATTTTAGACTTTCATTCTAGTCAATGGGTCGCTGCTAGAGAGGCTTTTTGGCGCATATTTCGGTTTGCTTTAAATGAAATGACCCCGAGCGTCTACGCATTGCAGGTTCATCTGCCTGGAGAGCAAATGGTTTCTTTTCACAGAAAAACCAATCTTGCTGATTTGGTTACTGACGTTGACTTCTCAAAAACAATGCTGACTGAGTTCTTTTATATGAATCGAACAAATAG AGAAGCTGCTTTCCAGATGGACCTGTTACAATCAGATACGTATATCGAAGACACCCTTGATGAGGCTGCTACTTTTCAGATGCCTTCTTCCCTCAGAAGCTTGTTTGCAATAATGCTAGCTTTCTGCTCCCCATCAAATCCCAAATATCTATGGGAAAAGTATGAGCCTAAACTATCAAGGGATTATCAAAAAAATAGTTTACTCACTGGGTATACTTCTGAATGCATCAGATTGTTGGTTCTTCAGGAGATCAGCAAGTATTTGGAACAAATGGGTAAAAGTGTAAATAATTTTCACTTGGTTTCTCATTACCTTGATGTTACATTGGATCAGCGGAttacaaaagaaattgaaactaAAAGAAGTGTTCAGTTCACAGAGGAGGATCTGTTAATGTCTTCGAAGTTTAATGCAGGTCAGAAACTTGCCTATGACTTTATCATGTCACAAGTTTTCTCGACAAAAGCCCAAAGTTTTTTCATCAACGTGCCTGGTGGGACAGGGAAAACTTTCCTTTACCGGTCAATCCTTGCTACATTACGTTCTCAAGGCTATATAGCCATAGCTGTAGCATCGTCCGGTGTTGCTGCCTCTATTCTTCCTGGTGGGAGGACTGCGAATTTGCGCTTTAAGATCCCTCTTGACATATCTAAAACTAAGGCTTGCCAAGTTAGTAAGCAAAGCTCTATTGCTAAATTACTTATAGAGGCCAAACTTATATTGTGGGATGAAGCTTCAATGGCCAAGAAGGAAACAATCAAAGCATTTGATATGCTTCTTAGAGATATAATGGCATGCGATGATCCTTTTGGTGGCAAGGTAGTGGTTTTTGGAGGTGATTTCAGGCAAACCATACTTGCGATTAGAGATGCAACAAGAGATGTTTTGGTGTAG